The proteins below come from a single Triticum aestivum cultivar Chinese Spring chromosome 5D, IWGSC CS RefSeq v2.1, whole genome shotgun sequence genomic window:
- the LOC123119232 gene encoding protein FAR1-RELATED SEQUENCE 5 isoform X2 codes for MYELYGDCLSFDTTFKTNRYNLPFAPFVGVTGHGQNCLFACSIIENETADTFQWLFETFLHCMGGKSPSTIITDEDAGMKTAIPLVFPHICHRRCLFHIKKKAEEKCTRTFAANKTLHDDFSDIIHNSLTVAEFEQLWTEMIQRYNIGHVKYFQIMWKKRKRFVPVYFKTDFFPFIHSTARSEGTNAIFKDNITSTHNVISFLQEYQKISETIQDKEREQDSITRTTSPTFWARSELEIQAAKMYNRKIFYRFQKHIKFVLNLHVEEVERNVKYEVYKTPMLAEKDFRTRRFVVIVNLQQQLFSCIYGKFQKDGIVCCHVLRVLSHLNMPVLPEKYYIDRWRPKNTKDIRDIRFNVPLELTAGSQHLRYTLLSNRLNEMASDGASTNRKYLYVVAECERVQQRLDEMTKEDELAEAQQANVDKDTTETDAAPHPDGYGDKLQDPDVAVSKGRPQKGRYKTFMESLASKQKVTCSRCGKPDHYKSSCTASTEDVNLAQREKVSRKQTSASSGTSTGKQPAGANPRRKATKEK; via the exons ATGTACGAGCTGTACGGAGACTGCCTCAGCTTCGACACAACATTCAAGACAAACAGATACAACCTCCCATTTGCTCCCTTTGTTGGTGTCACAGGACATGGCCAGAACTGTTTGTTTGCTTGCTCTATCATAGAGAATGAAACAGCTGACACCTTTCAATGGTTGTTTGAGACATTCTTGCATTGCATGGGTGGGAAATCTCCGTCCACAATCATAACAGACGAGGATGCTGGGATGAAGACAGCTATCCCTTTAGTTTTCCCGCATATCTGCCACAGGCGTTGTTTGTTTCATATTAAAAAGAAGGCTGAGGAAAAATGTACTAGGACTTTTGCAGCAAATAAAACACTGCATGATGATTTCAGTGACATCATTCACAACTCTCTGACGGTGGCTGAGTTTGAGCAATTGTGGACAGAGATGATCCAGAGATACAACATTGGGCATGTGAAGTATTTCCAAATCATGtggaagaaaaggaaaaggtttGTCCCTGTGTATTTCAAGACGGACTTCTTCCCCTTCATTCACTCTACTGCGCGTAGTGAAGGCACCAACGCCATTTTCAAGGACAACATCACGTCAACTCACAATGTGATCAGCTTCCTCCAAGAGTACCAGAAGATTTCAGAAACCATACAAGATAAGGAGAGGGAGCAAGACTCTATCACAAGAACAACTTCGCCGACATTCTGGGCACGAAGTGAGCTTGAGATACAAGCTGCAAAAATGTACAACAGAAAGATATTTTACAGATTCCAAAAGCATATAAAGTTTGTGCTGAATTTGCATGTTGAAGAGGTTGAGAGAAATGTGAAATATGAAGTCTACAAGACACCAATGCTAGCTGAAAAGGATTTCAGAACGCGAAGATTTGTTGTGATTGTGAACTTGCAGCAACAGTTGTTCAGTTGTATCTATGGGAAATTTCAGAAAGATGGCATTGTGTGTTGCCATGTCTTGAGAGTCCTTTCTCATCTCAACATGCCTGTGCTGCCAGAAAAATATTACATAGACAGGTGGAGGCCAAAAAATACAAAGGACATACGGGACAtccgtttcaatgttcctttggaACTAACTGCTGGAAGTCAACACTTAAGGTATACCCTTCTATCCAACAGGCTCAATGAGATGGCCTCGGACGGTGCATCAACAAACAGAAAATATCTGTATGTTGTAGCAGAATGTGAAAGGGTGCAACAAAGGTTGGATGAGATGACTAAAGAGGATGAACTTGCAGAAGCGCAACAAGCAAATGTTGACAAGGACACAACAGAGACTGATGCAGCACCGCATCCTGATGGTTATGGAGACAAACTTCAAGATCCTGATGTTGCAGTGTCAAAAGGGCGTCCACAAAAAGGACGTTACAAAACTTTCATGGAAAGTTTGGCATCTAAACAGAAAGTCACATGCAGTCGGTGTGGGAAGCCTGATCATTATAAAAGTTCTTGTACTGCAAGTACTGAAGATGTCAATTTGGCTCAGAGAGAGAAAGTCAGTCGCAAACAAACCTCAG CCTCATCTGGGACATCTACGGGCAAGCAACCAGCTGGTGCAAACCCGAGGAGGAAGGcaacaaaagaaaaatga
- the LOC123119233 gene encoding senescence/dehydration-associated protein At3g51250 has translation MPTCIRKPMDSQSLSCSDDDNLGVSCKKLQFKVFNQVFSVHCMAGYEWLADGVLGEVEAAAYWTAVAPNVEEYGSAVARSNASGAENVAKGIMWCGVMTVDRLRWRNEVLRKRIQTGDNEAEVCPEMLRCIKR, from the exons ATGCCGACATGCATCAGGAAGCCAATGGACAGCCAGAGCTTGAGCTGCAGTGACGACGACAACTTGGGTGTCAGCTGCAAAAAACTGCAGTTCAAAGTGTTCAACCAAGT GTTTTCCGTCCACTGCATGGCTGGCTACGAGTGGCTGGCCGACGGGGTGCTCGGTGAGGTCGAAGCCGCTGCGTACTGGACTGCCGTCGCGCCAAACGTCGAGGAGTATGGCAGCGCCGTGGCCAGGTCCAACGCTTCCGGCGCCGAGAACGTGGCCAAGGGGATCATGTGGTGCGGGGTGATGACCGTGGACAGGCTCCGCTGGCGGAACGAGGTGCTCCGAAAGAGGATTCAAACCGGCGATAATGAGGCCGAGGTCTGCCCGGAGATGCTCAGGTGTATCAAAAGGTAG
- the LOC123119232 gene encoding uncharacterized protein isoform X1, whose protein sequence is MQNQMLPHASMNRTQGNALNIPVSAAMYGIFNSQGNTQVNLPVNLGPHTSVGDSNLVCTALQPLANKVAYEAPMSYTQLLLAAEEEGARYASSQSQVDCLVRTENDMYMITGRYSRSSEDPLQAHTGGGAQHISGVDDQHDIELEPFVDNRFSESLNDLNWDNEMQTEAGGIKNGSMVSNEIASDNDSDSEDDHSPVLLQKASEITVTTAGEEENSGAAGEVQKLTQDDILIFLENDSIEAAQSASQEVRSHHVPHVDMVFDTDDAAYNFYNEYASIAGFSVIKASRYCGKKQGGSAATRVTFKCNRSGRVIDEEEQENRKKKRRDTRQQKTGQEPYRNARKKKANTIAITGCKAQLIVTKKDEKWVITTINLQHNHDLSPHTEVKYLRSHNYMTEEEKLLIRTFNAVKLPTRQIIAILSDLRGGNTPYTKKHVSNVRTAIGKESNQDDMMQVLTYFRKRQAEDPQFTMRSKQLKSLMTQVKFCAFSGLTGILGKCTSCTETASASTQHSRQTDTTSHLLPLLVSQDMARTVCLLALS, encoded by the exons ATGCAAAATCAGATGCTTCCTCATGCTTCTATGAACAGAACACAAGGGAATGCCCTGAACATTCCAGTGAGTGCAGCTATGTATGGTATCTTCAATAGTCAAGGCAATACACAG GTAAACTTGCCTGTGAACCTGGGTCCACATACTTCAGTGGGTGACTCCAACCTAGTGTGTACTGCGCTCCAACCCCTT GCAAACAAAGTCGCTTATGAAGCCCCCATGTCATACACGCAACTCCTACTTGCTGCTGAAGAAGAG GGTGCTAGATATGCATCCTCACAATCGCAAGTAGATTGCCTTGTTCGTACTGAG AACGATATGTACATGATAACTGGGCGATACAGTAGATCTTCAGAAGATCCATTACAAGCACACACTGGGGGTGGAGCTCAGCATATATCTGGAGTCGATGACCAACATGATATAGAGCTTGAACCTTTTGTTGACAACCGTTTTTCAGAAAGCTTGAATGATTTGAACTGGGACAATGAAATGCAGACAGAAGCAGGAGGAATCAAAAACGGCTCTATGGTGTCAAATGAGATTGCTTCTGACAATGATTCTGATTCCGAGGATGATCATTCTCCAGTGTTGTTGCAAAAAGCCTCTGAGATTACTGTTACAACTGCTGGAGAAGAAGAAAACAGTGGTGCAGCTGGCGAAGTTCAAAAATTAACACAGGATGATATACTGATATTCCTTGAAAATGACAGTATAGAAGCCGCTCAGAGTGCTAGCCAAGAAGTGCGCAGCCATCACGTACCCCATGTGGACATGGTCTTTGATACAGATGATGCAGCTTACAACTTTTACAATGAGTATGCCTCAATTGCTGGTTTTTCTGTGATCAAAGCATCTCGATATTGTGGCAAGAAACAAGGAGGCAGTGCAGCAACTCGGGTAACTTTCAAGTGCAATCGGTCAGGAAGAGTAATTGATGAAGAAGAACAAGAGAATAGGAAGAAGAAACGACGTGACACAAGGCAACAGAAAACAGGACAAGAGCCCTATCGCAACGCAAGGAAGAAAAAAGCAAACACCATTGCAATAACAGGGTGTAAAGCTCAGCTCATTGTCACCAAGAAGGATGAGAAGTGGGTGATAACAACCATAAACCTACAACACAACCATGATTTGAGTCCTCACACAGAAGTGAAATACCTTCGTTCTCATAACTACATGACAGAGGAGGAGAAACTCCTAATCCGAACTTTCAATGCTGTGAAGCTACCAACAAGACAAATAATAGCAATCCTAAGTGACTTGAGAGGCGGGAACACTCCTTACACCAAAAAGCATGTAAGCAATGTTAGAACAGCCATTGGCAAAGAGAgcaatcaagatgacatgatgcaggtGCTAACATATTTCAGGAAGAGACAAGCTGAAGATCCACAATTTACTATGCGTTCAAAACAACTAAAGTCTCTGATGACGCAAGTAAAGTTTTGTGCATTTTCTGGGCTGACGGGTATTCTAGGAAAATGTACGAGCTGTACGGAGACTGCCTCAGCTTCGACACAACATTCAAGACAAACAGATACAACCTCCCATTTGCTCCCTTTGTTGGTGTCACAGGACATGGCCAGAACTGTTTGTTTGCTTGCTCTATCATAG